Part of the Arvicanthis niloticus isolate mArvNil1 chromosome 3, mArvNil1.pat.X, whole genome shotgun sequence genome is shown below.
ggtgctggaaatcatatctgggtcctctgccaaaacaagtactcttaaccacttacctctccagccctgggagaaCATCCTGGCCTGACATGGGTTCTGTGTCCtgcatcacaaaacaaaacttctagCATATTGGGCAGAATTCCCTTCGGTTTAAATCCCCAGTTCTGAGCCCTTTAGATGAACTTTGCAAGCTGAGTTTGTTGGCAcctacctgtcatcccagctgggaggcagaggtagagaatCATGGGTTGTAGACTAGGCTAAAGAATGTTTTGGGTCTCAGTCTCAGTCACAGAAGCGGGCTCAGCTGGCCTGTGTTACACAGGGCTACTTCCCTGGTGCCtgtgatatttcattttttaaaataattgctttgGGGAGCATGTATCTGCCACAGtgatgtgtggaagtcagaggacagtttgtacACGTCGGTTTTCTGTTGACACCATGTGAGGAGTAGTGATCGAATttgaggtcatcaggcttggtggcaagcccctcTTCCCACCAAGCCATCTGGCTATCTCACATGCCATTCTTTGATGTGTCTTGTTGGTGGTCACCTATGTTCAGTCTAAGATTCACTACATAGCACCACGTGACCTTTTCCTAGTTCCGTTTTATTGGTATATGAATGGGCATGTGCAAGCCATGACATGTAGAGTTCAGGGGCAACGTTCAGGAGGTGATTCTCTTCTATCATGTGTGTCCTGGGACCTGATTGTATTTGAGTAGTCGGTAAAAATTCAGTCACTGTGGCGTAGTGATGCAGACCTCTCTCTCATCCCAGCACTTCAAAAGTGCAAATGGGAGAATCAGGAGATCAAAGGTCATCCCTTTGAGACTAGCCACATTATgtgatcctgtctgaaaaaaacaaattatttttcactactggggagactgaggcacagaAGTTCCAAAGCCCCATGGGGAAGGATTGTCAGAGTAAGCACATGTCTTATGTCATTCGGGGAGCTGGAACAAACTGTCATGGGCTGGAAGCTAAAATGCTAGGAATGTGCTTCTCAGTCCTGGAAGCAGGAAGGTCGGGAATAGCCAGGGCCTGAAAGGTGATGTTTCTGTGCTGCTATCAATACCTGATACTAATGGCTCCTACACCTTTGGTTTTCTGGAAttgcaggtggtcctgggtgtgAAACTTGGGCTCTGTGTGAGTTAGGAAAGTGCTCAACCAACAGaagtcctctttcttttcctcttaagaCATGATCTTGTTTGTATCCCTCTGGTTTTGCCTCCCAGATGGCTTCTTTCTCTCATAAGAGCATAGATCCCATGGTAGGGTCCCTCAGCACTCCATAAGTCATCTCATGACTACTAGGGGTTCAACCTAGGAATTTGGGGAAAGCATCCCAGGTCTCTGCTCTTACCCACATATACTGCTTTCCCCAGAGTCAGCCATGGAGAGGGACCGCTACATGAGCCCCATGGAAGCCCAAGAGTTTGGCATCTTGGACAAGGTCTTGGTCCACCCACCTCAGGACGGGGAGGATGAGCCAGAACTGGTGCAGAAGGAGACTGCCGCAGCCCCGACGGACCCTCCTGCCCCGGCAGGCACCTAGAGGCCTGACCTCCTCTCCAGCAGTGTGAAGACCACACTGAGGACTACTCTACACTTCTTTTGCTGGGGCCAAGAATGATCCCTGGAGGAGATGTGGATTGAGATTGCCCTCAAAGCAGGGCAGCCTGCCTGAGACACTGATTTTACATTAAATCTTTGTGGTCTTTGCCCCATGTCTGAAGCACTTCCCATTACTTCTCCAAGACAGCTGGCCTCTTTCACCTTGACAAACCACTTCTTCAGTCCACaaaccctggctgccctggaactacCTCTGTAAACCAAcctagcctcagactcagatacccacctgcctctgcctcctgagtgctaggattaaaggtgtacaccgtCACACTAGGCTGTCAGCAGACTTAAGCCACATACTACCCcaaagtcagcatgtagaaggatggtGTTACGCATTTATTTCTGAttatgtgtgggtttgtgtatgtgagtgagtgcaGCACCCataaccagaagagggtgttgggtcctctggagccTCCCTGCAGGTACTGGAAGTACATCCTTACCTTCTGAGCCGGGGCTTTGCACCTAGAGAGTTAAGAGGGTCTACCAGAAGCTACCACCAACTTTGTACTGATCCTCAGACCCATGAGACCTGGCACTGGTGACTCAACAAGTGACAAAAGTCTTAGTATTTTGTTGTGGGCTCCAAAAGCCAGCTGAAGCCAGAATGTCAGGAAATTTTTATGgagttttaataaaaatggaagcaagaggatcataTATGGAGATGTAGCTAAAAAGGGGGATTGGACCAGTTTATGGGATGGGGCAGAGAATCACAAGTGCACAAGTTGTTTTCAGCTTGTCCTGTGTTTGGGGTTCCTGAAGGCTCAGCACTTGCTTTCTGGCAAGTGCTGAGCCATTTTCCTGTCCAATTTATTAGGGTGGTGTGGAAGAAAGtggacttttgtttttttttttttctttttaaatttagtttacaACATTTGAAGTGGGGATTGTATTTTGAATGTCTTAGTTTGTGGACATCTGAAACTcaggctaacttcaaactcaAGGGTTGACCTTGGTGTCTTTCTCCACCAGGGTGTGGTGTTTGACAGGCGATAGGCTTGCGTCAAGTTGGTTGACTTTCTAGCCTTGGCTTTGCCCCCACGTGACCCCGAGCCTCCGTTCGCCCTTGTTCTGCACCTCACAAATCTATGCTTGAGACCTTGCTCAGGGCCGAGAGGTGGGACAAGCAGTAGACCGACTTATTAGCACAGCTAATAAGCTAAGAGTGCGTGCTTGTGTCCAATAATGCTGGGAGAGCCAATAGCTGGTGGGCGTGGTGCAGCGCCAGCCAATGGCTGGCGTGGGCGTGGTCAGCCGTGTGCGGTCAATCCCTGAAGATGGCGGGCACCGGGAGGCTGGCGACGCGGTTGTTTTCCGGGTGCGGCTGGGTGCGCGGCTCGGACTCTGCCGTGCTGAGCCGCCTGCGTGATGAGGCCGTAGTGCATCCCGGCTTCCTTagccaggaggaggaagacacGCTGACACGCGAACTGGAGCCCCAGCTGCGGCGCCGGCGCTACGAGTACGACCACTGGGACGCGGTGAGTGGGCGGAGCGGCGAGCTACGGGGACGCCTCCTGGGACGTGATGAGGGGGCGCGGCCTTCGGAGGGGCAGAGTGAAGAGCTGAGACCTAGGCCAGGTTGGGGACGGTGTGTTTGGGGCAGTGCCCGGTGTAGGTTCGGGTGGGACCAAGTGACACGGGGCTCCGACTGCTGCGTGCGATCAGTTTCTCTGGTGTGAGACGTGACTAGTGCTGGGCAACTCCGGAGTGACAGTGGGTCAGGACGTCCTAGGGGAACAGGGCCGATCTTGATGCCAGGGGAGGTCTGCAGCTGCGGGGTTCTTAGAGCAGGGGAAGGAACCAGAGCCGGACAAGGTGAACCGGCAACAGCTCAGGGGGATAGAGCAGTGCAGTATTACAGTGGGGGCAGATCACTGGTGGGCTTTATCAAGAACAGGGGCTGTGGCGTGAGGCTGGGCCTGGAATCAGAAGGGAGGGTTTTGGTGGGCACCAAGGAATGGGTAGTGAGGACAAAGTTGTCACTTCAAACACGAGGTTCTGGAGCTGAGGGGCACTGATGACAAGATTAGGAATAGAAAGCAGACTTGGGAGAGGGAGTTCCAGCCATTGGGAGTTACACTAGGGACTTGAGTGGGATCAAGTTGAGACTGAGATGCTGAATACTAGGGTGTCCAGGGACCACTGGGAATCGAAACGTGAAACCTTGCTTAAAGGCTGGGTTGTGAGCTAAAGCCTGTCCTGTTCTGCACCTCTCTGTACCTCGTTTTCCTGTCCTGGGAGTTCCCAGTTATGAGTTGAGCTCTCTGTACAGGCCATCCACGGcttcagggagacagagaagtcCTGCTGGTCTGATGCAAGCCAGGCCATCCTGCAGCGGGTCCGGGCGGCTGCCTTTGGTCCTGACCAGACCCTGCTATCCCCCGTCCATGTATTGGACCTGGAACATCGGGGCTACATCAAGCCTCACGTTGACAGTGTCAAGGTGGGCAGAAGGCATCCTGTCAGGACTCCTAGTCAGGTTGGTGGTGGGCAGGAGAGCAGAACTGAGCCTGACTCcctcacacacaccatacccCTTTTCCAGTTCTGTGGATCTACCATCGCTGGCCTTTCCCTGTTGTCTCCAAGTGTTATGAAGCTGGTGCATACACAGGAACCTGAGCAGTGGCTAGAACTGTTGCTGGAACCAGGTTCTCTCTATATCCTAAGGTACGACCTAGCCTAGAGCCCCCAGGTGAGGCCAAGTGTTTCTAACAGCTCTTGTTTCTGCTCTCATAGCAgaagtcaccaccaccacccagaaaaaAGTATAGAAATGCCGAAGAGACAGACTTCCTTCCATCCACCCACTTAGCCTCTCTCTTCTTGCAGGGGTTCAGCCCGATATGACTTTTCCCATGAGATCCTTAGAGATGAAGAATCATTTTTTGGGGAGCACCGGGTCCCCCGGGGCCGACGCATCTCAGTGATTTGCCGCTCCCTCCCTGAAGGGATGGGgccaggaaggccagaagagccACCTCCAGCCTGTTGACCTGTCCACATAGCCTCTGGACTTGTGAATAAAGTAGGCAAAATGCTATCATGGGAATCTTCCAATTACCGTCTGCTGGGGCTGAGGCCCTTAAGAGAAGATCAAGGTCTCAGGAGCCACAtggcatggtggctgccagggtGCACCCCATCACACACACTCTTATGCCCACGAGAATATTATTTATTGCATTCACTGctgataagaaaacaaacaagcaaacaaacaaaaccaaacaacccaggtCCCTTCCCTTATCTTCTTCA
Proteins encoded:
- the Alkbh7 gene encoding alpha-ketoglutarate-dependent dioxygenase alkB homolog 7, mitochondrial, with the protein product MAGTGRLATRLFSGCGWVRGSDSAVLSRLRDEAVVHPGFLSQEEEDTLTRELEPQLRRRRYEYDHWDAAIHGFRETEKSCWSDASQAILQRVRAAAFGPDQTLLSPVHVLDLEHRGYIKPHVDSVKFCGSTIAGLSLLSPSVMKLVHTQEPEQWLELLLEPGSLYILRGSARYDFSHEILRDEESFFGEHRVPRGRRISVICRSLPEGMGPGRPEEPPPAC